In Pedobacter sp. WC2423, the following are encoded in one genomic region:
- a CDS encoding dihydrofolate reductase produces MIVSIIVAIAENNGIGKNNQLLWHLPGDLKHFKTTTSGHTVIMGRKTFDSVGKPLPNRRNIVITRETGLEIPGAEVVHTLEAAIALCDPDEEVFIVGGAQIYKMAMDITDKIYLTVVKGHFDADTFFPAIDPDSWKEESSNSYGPDEKNNIGYTISTLVRK; encoded by the coding sequence ATGATCGTCTCTATCATTGTTGCCATTGCTGAAAATAATGGAATAGGAAAGAATAATCAACTGTTATGGCACCTGCCAGGAGATCTGAAACACTTTAAGACTACCACCAGCGGCCATACGGTGATCATGGGCCGCAAAACATTCGATTCTGTAGGTAAACCGCTTCCAAATCGCCGCAACATTGTCATTACCCGCGAAACCGGTCTGGAAATACCAGGGGCAGAAGTGGTTCATACACTGGAAGCAGCCATTGCGCTTTGCGACCCTGACGAAGAAGTGTTTATTGTAGGCGGCGCACAGATCTATAAAATGGCAATGGATATCACCGATAAAATTTATCTGACGGTTGTTAAAGGCCATTTTGATGCAGATACATTTTTTCCGGCCATAGACCCGGATAGCTGGAAAGAGGAAAGCAGCAACAGCTACGGGCCGGACGAAAAAAACAACATTGGTTATACAATTTCAACTCTTGTTCGAAAATAG
- a CDS encoding thymidylate synthase, whose amino-acid sequence MKQYLDLMQYVLDHGAQKHDRTGTGTISTFGYQMRFNLQEGFPMVTTKKLHLKSIIHELIWFLKGDTNIKYLKDNNVRIWDEWADENGNLGPVYGSQWRSWPTPDGRLIDQISNIIHTLKTNPDSRRIIVSAWNVADIDQMALPPCHALFQFYVADGKLSCQLYQRSADIFLGVPFNIASYALLTMMVAQVCNLEYGEFIHTLGDAHLYNNHMEQAKLQLSRDTKTLPVMEINPEVKDIFSFKFEDFNLKNYEPHPHIKGAVAV is encoded by the coding sequence ATGAAACAATATCTGGACTTAATGCAATACGTGCTGGACCATGGGGCACAGAAACACGACCGGACGGGAACAGGGACCATCAGTACATTTGGCTATCAGATGCGTTTTAACCTTCAGGAAGGTTTTCCTATGGTGACCACAAAAAAATTACACCTTAAATCAATCATCCACGAGCTGATCTGGTTTTTAAAAGGTGATACCAACATCAAATATCTCAAAGACAATAACGTCAGAATATGGGATGAATGGGCAGATGAAAATGGGAATTTAGGCCCTGTTTATGGCTCACAGTGGCGGTCATGGCCAACACCAGACGGCAGGCTGATCGATCAGATCAGCAATATCATCCATACCCTCAAAACGAATCCGGATTCAAGAAGGATTATTGTTTCCGCATGGAATGTAGCCGATATTGACCAGATGGCTCTTCCTCCATGTCATGCACTCTTTCAATTTTATGTGGCCGATGGCAAATTAAGCTGTCAGCTTTATCAGCGCAGTGCAGATATATTTTTAGGTGTACCCTTTAATATTGCTTCTTATGCCCTGCTCACGATGATGGTTGCCCAGGTATGTAATCTTGAATATGGTGAGTTCATCCACACTTTGGGCGATGCACACTTATATAATAATCATATGGAACAGGCAAAACTGCAATTAAGCAGGGATACCAAAACTTTACCTGTCATGGAAATCAATCCGGAAGTCAAAGACATTTTCAGTTTCAAATTTGAAGACTTTAACCTGAAAAACTACGAACCACATCCGCACATTAAAGGAGCTGTTGCCGTATGA